GTCGAGGCCAACGTCGGCAAGCCGCAGGTCGCGTACCGTGAGACGATCCGCAAGGCCGTCGAGCGTATCGACTACACGCACAAGAAGCAGACCGGTGGCTCCGGCCAGTTCGCGAAGATCCAGATCGCGATCGAGCCGATCGAGTCCGGCGAGGGCTACGAGTTCGTGAACAAGGTCACCGGTGGCCGCGTTCCGAAGGAGTACATCCCCTCGGTCGACGCCGGTTGCCAGGAGGCCATGGAGTTCGGTGTCCTCGCCGGCTACCCGCTCCAGGGTGTCCGCGTGACGCTGCTCGACGGTGCCTCGCACGACGTCGACTCCTCCGAGCTGGCGTTCAAGATCGCCGGTTCGATGGCCTTCAAGGAAGGCGCCCGCAAGGCCGGTCCGGCCCTGCTGGAGCCCATGATGGCCGTCGAGGTCACCACGCCCGAGGACTACCTGGGCGACGTGATCGGCGACATCAACTCTCGCCGTGGCCAGATGAAGTCCATGGAAGAGCGTCACGGTGCCCGCGTCGTTGCGGCGCTGGTGCCTCTCTCCGAGATGTTCGGCTACGTCGGTGACCTGCGCAGCAAGACCTCTGGTCGCGCAAGCTACTCGATGCAGTTCGACTCGTACGCCGAGGTTCCGCGGAACGTGGCGGACGACATCATCGCCAAGGCCAAGGGCGAGTAACGTCCCGAATATCGGGATGTTCGCGACCCCTTAGGCTATTAGGAGGCATTCCCGGCGGGATCGGACAGATCCGATCCCGCCGTGCCTCCGGCCCCACATCCGCGGGACGGCATGGAGCGCAACCCAGCGCCCCGTACCAAACCCGATCAAAGACCAACTGACGTCGTACGGCGTACAGAACTGTCCTCAGGAGGACTGCAGTGGCGAAGGCGAAGTTCGAGCGGACGAAGCCCCACGTCAACATCGGCACCATCGGTCACATTGACCACGGTAAGACGACCCTTACCGCGGCCATCACCAAGGTGCTGCACGACGCGTACCCCGACATCAACCCCTTCACGCCGTTCGACCAGATCGACAAGGCGCCGGAGGAGCGGCAGCGCGGTATCACCATCTCGATCGCGCACGTCGAGTACCAGACCGAGGCGCGTCACTACGCCCACGTTGACTGCCCCGGTCACGCGGACTACATCAAGAACATGATCACCGGTGCGGCCCAGATGGACGGTGCGATTCTCGTCGTCGCCGCCACCGACGGCCCGATGCCGCAGACCAAGGAGCACGTGCTCCTGGCCCGCCAGGTCGGCGTCCCCTCCATCGTCGTCGCCCTGAACAAGGCCGACATGGTGGACGACGAGGAGATCCTGGAGCTCGTCGAGCTCGAGGTCCGCGAGCTGCTCTCCGAGTACGACTTCCCGGGCGACGACCTGCCGGTCGTGCGCGTCTCGGCGCTCAAGGCGCTCGAGGGCGACAAGGAGTGGGGCGAGAAGCTCCTCGGCCTCATGGCCGCGGTCGACGACTTCATCCCGACCCCGGCGCGCGCCACCGAGCTGCCGTTCCTGATGCCGATCGAGGACGTCTTCACGATCACCGGTCGTGGCACCGTCGTCACCGGTCGTATCGAGCGTGGCATCCTCAAGGTCAACGAGACTGTCGACATCATCGGCATCAAGGAGACCAAGACCACCACCACGGTCACCGGCATCGAGATGTTCCGCAAGCTGCTCGACGAGGGCCAGGCCGGTGAGAACGTCGGTCTGCTCCTCCGTGGCATCAAGCGCGAGGACGTCGAGCGCGGCCAGGTCATCATCAAGCCGGGTTCGGTCACGCCGCACACCGACTTCGAGGCCCAGTCCTACATCCTGTCGAAGGACGAGGGTGGCCGTCACACCCCCTTCTTCAACAACTACCGCCCGCAGTTCTACTTCCGTACCACGGACGTGACCGGCGTCGTGACCCTCCCCGAGGGCACCGAGATGGTCATGCCGGGCGACAACACCGCCATGACGGTCGTGCTGATCCAGCCGATCGCCATGGAGGAGGGCCTGAAGTTCGCCATCCGTGAGGGTGGCCGCACCGTCGGCGCCGGCCAGGTCACCAAGATCCTCAAGTAATTGACGGTCTAGACCTGCCTGCACCACAGGCGACCGAAGGGCCCCGCGCACCCCAGGGTGTGCGGGGCCCTTCGGCATGTCCGTGCGCGAAGGGCCCCGGTGCCGCGTGTCTTGGGTGGAGGGCGGCCGGTGGCGCCCTGTTAGGATGACGGCCAATTCCGGCCTGTCCGGAGTGCTCCCCGCGACCGTGCGGATCCGGGGGGAACGGGGCCGGAGTCGTGGGCGGTCTCCCGGCGCCCGACGTGCATCTTCCACGTACGCGCAAGCAATCTCGGGACAGGGAGATCAGTGATGTCCACCCCCGCACTTCGGACGGGCGAGGCGGCCGCCCGGCCGGTGCCCCTGCTGTCGGTCGTCATACCGATCTACAACGAGCAGGAGGCGCTGCCGCTCACCGTCGCGCGCCTGCGGCCCGTCCTCGACGCGCTCGGCGTCACGTACGAGGTCGTGGGCGTCGACGACGGCAGCACCGATGCCACCGCCGTGATCATGGCCAAGCTCCAGCAGGACTGGCCGGAGTTCCGCAGCGTCCGCTTCGCCCGCAACTCCGGGCACCAGGCGGCGCTCACCGCGGGCATCCACCGGGCCTTCGGGGCATACGTGGTCAGCATCGACGCGGACCTCCAGGACCCTCCGGAGAAGATCACCGAGATGCTCGCGCTCGCCCGCGAACAGAGCCTGGACATCGTCTACGGCGTGCGCGGGGACCGCGGCAGCGACACCTTCTTCAAGCGGGGGACGGCCGGCGCCTACTACTGGCTGATGCGCAGGCTCGTCGGCAAGAACATGCCCAACCAGGCCGGTGACTTCCGGCTGCTCAGCCGGGCCGCCGTCGATGCCCTCAAGGCGCTGCCGGAGCACCAGCCGGTCTACCGCCTGCTGGTCCCGTGGCTCGGCTTCGCCAGCGGCGAGATCGTCTACGTGCGCGAGGAGCGGGTCGCCGGCAGCACCCACTACCCGCTGTCCAAGATGCTGCGGCTGGCCATCGACAGCATCACCAACTTCTCCGCCACCCCGCTGCGGCTGGCCACCTGGCTCGGCCTGCTGAGCTTCGTGGTCTGCGTCGTCCTGGCGGTCTACACGACCGTGGAGTTCGTCGTCGGCTCCACCGTGCCGGGCTGGTCCTCGTTGTTCATCGGCATGCTGTTCATCGGCAGCGTCCAGCTGATCTGCGTCGGGCTGCTCGGCGAGTACGTCGGCCGGATCTACTCCGCCGTCCAGGCCCGCCCCTCCTACTTCGTCGGCTACGACTCCGCGGACGAATGGGCGCCGGCCCGGGCCGGCGCGCCCTCGGAGTACGTCCGCTAACGCCGTTCCGGGCACGGACCGGCGGCCGGTCCGAGCGCCGGCCGGTCGCGCCCCGTCCGTCATCGGCGGAGGACCGGGCGGATCGGACCGGCCGGGCGCGCCGCGCGGACCGCGCCGCCCGGGAGCGCCTGCGGCGGACCCCGGCGGCCGTTTCCGGCCTGCCGGCACGCTATTGTCCCGGAGTGAGCAGAACTACCCTTCGTGGTGAGAACAGTACGGCTGCCCCGGCCCGGCGCGGGCGACTGGTGGCGCTGGACGGCCTTCGCCTGATCGCCGCGCTGATGGTGGTCTTCCACCACTACGTGGGCTTCGGCGGCGGTCCGACCGCCTCGGAGAACGCCTGGGGACGGCCGGTGTCGCAGGTCTTCCACCACGCGTCGGCCTTCGGCGGCTACCTCTGGACGGGGTTCTGCCTCTTCTTCATCATCAGCGGCTTCGTCATCTGCATGAGCAGCTGGGGGCGGGGACTGGGTGACTTCTTCACCTCCCGGGTGATGCGGCTCTACCCTGCCTTCTGGGTCTCGGTGCTCGCCACCACCGCCGTGCTCACACTCTGGCCCGTGGTCCGCAAGCCGCTCGACGCCTACTCGGTGCTCGCCAACATGACCATGCTGGCGGAGCCGCTCGGCTACAAGGTCGTGGATTCGGTCTACTGGACGCTCTGGATCGAGCTGCGCTTCTACCTGCTGTTCGCGCTGGTCGTCTGGAGGGGTGTCACCTACCGGCGGGTGGTGGCCTTCTGCGTGCTGTGGACGGTCGGCGGCCTGGTGTCGGGCAGCGTCAAGATCCCCGGCCTGGAGCTGTTCGCGATGTCCGAGGTCTCCTCGTTCTTCGTGGCCGGGCTGGCGTTCTACCTGATGCACCGGTTCGGGCCGAACCTGCTGCTGTGGGGGATCGTGGTGCTCAGCTGGATCCTCTCGCTGCGCTACGCGGGCGACCACCAGGGGGACCTGACGGGCTATCTCGGCCGGGCACTGCCCAGCTGGCCGGCCCTGTTGCTGGTGACCCTGTCCTACCTGGTGGTGGCGGCGGTGGCGCTCGGCTTCACCGCCCGGATCCAGTGGCGCTGGCTGACCGTCGCAGGCGCGCTCACCTACCCGCTCTACCTGCTGCACGAGTACATCGGCTGGACGGCGATCCGGCTGTTGCGCAACCACGCCCAGCCGTGGGTGGTCGTCGGGGTGGTGACCCTGGGCATGCTCCTGGCGGCGTGGCTGGTGCACCGGCTGATCGAGCGGCCGCTGGCACCGCTGCTCAAGCGCGGCCTGCGGGGGGCCTTCGAGCAGCTCCGGGCGGCCGAGCCGGCCACCGGGGCCCCCCGGGTCGGGGTGCAGGCGCCGGCGGCGGTGACGTCTCAGCAGGACGGTGATCTGGTCGGCGCGGCCCGGCCCGCGCCGTAGGGCCGGAACAGGTCTTCCACGCACGGCCCGGGCGGCCGCAGGACATCCTGCGGCCGCCCGGTCTTTGCGCCCGATCCGTGGTCCGTACCCGACTCGTTCCACGGATCTGGTTATGATCCGTCGGAGGATGGCCCGGCCGATCGTCCCAGCGGGGCCGTGGGGGGTGTCGCACGACCGGTCCGCGCATACTCGGCTGACGGTCGGCGCCCGGGTCCGGACTGTCCGTCGGAAGGAAAGGGGCGTCGTCCAGGTGACGACCGGCTCTGCGGTTTTGAGCAAGGACACGGGGGCGGGGCCGGGTGGGCTCCCGGCCCGTGGCGGGGAATCCGGTGCGGGCCGCGAGCCCGTCCGGGGTGACGACGCGGGGCCCCGGCGGCTGCCGGTGCTCGCCATGGCGCTGGCGTTCTCCTGGCTGGTGCCGCTCGGGCTCGACCTGGTGCACCTGGACGTGGTGCTGCTCCCGGTCCTGGTCCTGGGCGTCGGCAGCCTGCTCCGGGTGGGCGGCGGCCTGCTGGACCGCGTGGTGGTGGCGGCGTTCGTCGTCTGCGGCGCGGTGATGGGCCTCGGCCTGCTGTTCTCCGTGTGGCCGTGGGGCCTCGCCCCGGTGCCCGGGGTCGGCCTGATGCTGACGATCCTCTCGTTCACCGGCTGGCTGGCCCGCCGACGGCCGAGCCTGCCCCGGCGCTTTCGCGGGTCCGATCTGCTGGTGGTGGGCACCGGCGCGGTGATGTGGCACTACCTGCACCATCCGCTGATCGGGAAGTCCGCGGCCGAGCGGCTGGGGTACTTCCTGTCCTCCGAGGACCGGATGGGGCACTTCTCCTACTTCGACGGCATCCACCAGGTCGGCGGCTACGCGTTCCTGCACCAGGAGGCCGCGCGGAGCTTCATGATGACCCCGGCCGAGGCGGTCTACCCGCAGGGTTCGCACTTCCTGCTGGCCTGGATCGACGTACTTGTCCGCTCCTCGACCGACGCCGGGCCCGGGCTCGGTGCGGTGAACCGGTACTTCCTGTACGTCCTGGCCGCCAACGCCCTGCTCTGCGCGGCCATGGTCTGGGCGGCCCGCTGGATCGGCGGGCCCCGTCTACGGGGCTGGCGCTCGGCCGCCGTCTGCGCCACCGTCGCGGGCCTGTTGCTTCCGGGCCTGATGCTGCAGCTGGTCCAGCGCGGCTTCGACTCCGAGATCGTCGGGCTGCTCTTCCTCGCCGTCGCCGTCGCCCTGCTGGTGCGGCCGGCGATGCGGACGGCCGAGTTCGCCCTGGTGTCGGCGGCCGCCCTGATCACGGTCAGCTACGTCTACAACCTCTACGGCGTCCTGGTCGGGGTCGCCCTGCTCGCCACCAGCGTGGTGCACCGTCGGCGGTTCGCCCGGTGGCGGTGGCGGCTGTACGCCGGGCAGGTCGCGGCGCTGGCGGTCGCGGCGCTGCCGAGCGTGCTGTCGGTGCTGTCCAAGTTGGACGTCGCCAAGACCTCCAACCTGGCGGGCCCGATGGCCGCCGCCGACCGGGTGGTGCTGATCGGCTGTGCGCTGGCCGCGCTACTGGCCGCCGCGCTGCCGAAGAACCGCAGGACCGGCAGCGGGCAGGCCGTTCTGCTCACCCTGCTCGGCGTGGCCGCGACGCTCGCGGTCTTCGGCTGGTGGCAGATGCGCACCATCGGCTACTACTCGTACTACTTCGAGAAGCTCGCGATGGCCGGGATGGTGATCGCCATGATCGGTCTCGGTACGGTCGGGCTGCTGCTCGACCCGGCCGAGCGGACACGTGGCCCACGCATCCGCCGGCGACTCGACCGGGCTCTCCTCTCCGGTCTGGCGACCGCCGCCGCACTGAGCCTGTTCGGCTACGTCCAGTGGGGCGTCCCCTCGCCGCAGGGTCCCCTGTCGAAGGCGGAGCCCTCCGCGTACTTCAACAGCGCCACGGTCAAGTGGGGCAAGGGCGGGACCGTCAGCAACACGGCCGCCGCGACCAGGACGTTCGCCACCAGGGACCTCGCGCGGGTGCCGAGCGGCCACCCGGTCATCACGCTCTACGGCAACGACGGGTACCAGAACCTGAACAGCACCTTCATGGCCCAACTGCTGACCCGTCAGGCCGGTGCCATGGTGGGGCTCTACGAGACCTACTACGTCAAGATCGGCGGCCCCGCGCAGGCGGAGACCGACTACCAGGAGGCGCTGGCGCACCTGCGCAGCGCCGTCGCGAGCTGCTCGACCGCGCCCACCGTCCTGGTCGGCGACCCGGCGGTGGCGGCGAGGCTGAGGCACGACCTCGCGGACGGGGGCAGCGTCGCCACGGTCCTCGACGCCCCGCTCGGCTGACCCGCCCACGCGCAGGAGGACGGCGCCCCGGCGGGGCGCCGTCCTCCTGGAAGCCTGCGGTGCGGGTCAGCCCTGCTCGGTGTTCAGCGAGCGGGTGAACTCCCGGCACGCGTCGTACTCCGGCAGCAGGCCGGTGGCGATCGCGTCGGCGAGCGAGGGCGCGGCCTCGTCGCGGGCCGAGAGCAGGGGCGTGTCGGCCGGCCACTCGATGCCGAGGTCCGGGTCGAGCGGGTGGACGGAGTGCTCTCCGGTCGGGTTGTACGTCTCCGAGCAGAGGTAGGAGAGCGTCGCGTCGTCGGAGAGCGCGCAGAAGCCGTGACCGAGGCCCTCGGGGATGTAGACGGCGCGGCGGTCGGTGTCGTCCAGCCGGACGCCCTCCCAGCGGCCGAAGGTGGGGGAGCCCACCCGCAGGTCCACGATGACGTCGAGCACGGCGCCGCGCACGCAGGTCACGTACTTGGCCTGGCCGCGCGGCACGTCGGCGAAGTGGATGCCTCGCACCACACCGCGCGAGGAGACCGAGAGGTTCGC
The sequence above is drawn from the Kitasatospora sp. NBC_00315 genome and encodes:
- the tuf gene encoding elongation factor Tu — protein: MAKAKFERTKPHVNIGTIGHIDHGKTTLTAAITKVLHDAYPDINPFTPFDQIDKAPEERQRGITISIAHVEYQTEARHYAHVDCPGHADYIKNMITGAAQMDGAILVVAATDGPMPQTKEHVLLARQVGVPSIVVALNKADMVDDEEILELVELEVRELLSEYDFPGDDLPVVRVSALKALEGDKEWGEKLLGLMAAVDDFIPTPARATELPFLMPIEDVFTITGRGTVVTGRIERGILKVNETVDIIGIKETKTTTTVTGIEMFRKLLDEGQAGENVGLLLRGIKREDVERGQVIIKPGSVTPHTDFEAQSYILSKDEGGRHTPFFNNYRPQFYFRTTDVTGVVTLPEGTEMVMPGDNTAMTVVLIQPIAMEEGLKFAIREGGRTVGAGQVTKILK
- a CDS encoding glycosyltransferase family 2 protein; translation: MSTPALRTGEAAARPVPLLSVVIPIYNEQEALPLTVARLRPVLDALGVTYEVVGVDDGSTDATAVIMAKLQQDWPEFRSVRFARNSGHQAALTAGIHRAFGAYVVSIDADLQDPPEKITEMLALAREQSLDIVYGVRGDRGSDTFFKRGTAGAYYWLMRRLVGKNMPNQAGDFRLLSRAAVDALKALPEHQPVYRLLVPWLGFASGEIVYVREERVAGSTHYPLSKMLRLAIDSITNFSATPLRLATWLGLLSFVVCVVLAVYTTVEFVVGSTVPGWSSLFIGMLFIGSVQLICVGLLGEYVGRIYSAVQARPSYFVGYDSADEWAPARAGAPSEYVR
- a CDS encoding acyltransferase family protein, which encodes MSRTTLRGENSTAAPARRGRLVALDGLRLIAALMVVFHHYVGFGGGPTASENAWGRPVSQVFHHASAFGGYLWTGFCLFFIISGFVICMSSWGRGLGDFFTSRVMRLYPAFWVSVLATTAVLTLWPVVRKPLDAYSVLANMTMLAEPLGYKVVDSVYWTLWIELRFYLLFALVVWRGVTYRRVVAFCVLWTVGGLVSGSVKIPGLELFAMSEVSSFFVAGLAFYLMHRFGPNLLLWGIVVLSWILSLRYAGDHQGDLTGYLGRALPSWPALLLVTLSYLVVAAVALGFTARIQWRWLTVAGALTYPLYLLHEYIGWTAIRLLRNHAQPWVVVGVVTLGMLLAAWLVHRLIERPLAPLLKRGLRGAFEQLRAAEPATGAPRVGVQAPAAVTSQQDGDLVGAARPAP
- the rfbC gene encoding dTDP-4-dehydrorhamnose 3,5-epimerase: MKFRELGIEGLIEVTPQLHGDPRGMFTEWYRFDRLAEVVGHPLRLAQANLSVSSRGVVRGIHFADVPRGQAKYVTCVRGAVLDVIVDLRVGSPTFGRWEGVRLDDTDRRAVYIPEGLGHGFCALSDDATLSYLCSETYNPTGEHSVHPLDPDLGIEWPADTPLLSARDEAAPSLADAIATGLLPEYDACREFTRSLNTEQG